A DNA window from Kitasatospora atroaurantiaca contains the following coding sequences:
- the sigM gene encoding RNA polymerase sigma factor SigM, with amino-acid sequence MAEERSDAELMARHTAGDPEAFGVLVHRHRDRLWAVALRTLGDREEAADALQDALVSAFRAAHTFQGRSAVTTWLHRIVVNACLDRARRAAGRQAGSLDENPQHLDSALGSAEPTEAVVVRAELQREITASLATLPVEQRAALVLVDMQGYGVAEAAELLGVPVGTVKSRCARGRAKLLPLVRHLRADGGTSVSRETPDGRETPDGAVSRETAPPPREPGNPPGTRAVPGEGSKLPRQVLEGDVTSR; translated from the coding sequence ATGGCGGAGGAGCGATCGGACGCCGAGCTGATGGCCCGGCACACCGCCGGTGACCCGGAGGCCTTCGGTGTCCTCGTCCACCGCCACCGCGACCGGCTCTGGGCCGTCGCGCTCCGCACCCTGGGCGACCGCGAGGAGGCCGCCGACGCCCTGCAGGACGCGCTGGTGTCCGCGTTCCGCGCCGCCCACACCTTCCAGGGGCGGTCGGCCGTCACCACCTGGCTGCACCGGATCGTCGTCAACGCCTGCCTCGACCGGGCCCGCCGCGCCGCCGGCCGGCAGGCGGGCTCGCTGGACGAGAACCCGCAGCACCTGGACTCCGCGCTCGGCAGCGCCGAGCCGACCGAGGCCGTGGTCGTCCGGGCGGAGCTCCAGCGTGAGATCACCGCCTCCCTCGCGACCCTCCCCGTCGAGCAGCGCGCCGCGCTGGTCCTGGTCGACATGCAGGGGTACGGCGTTGCGGAGGCGGCCGAGCTGCTCGGGGTGCCGGTCGGCACCGTCAAGAGCCGCTGTGCGCGAGGCCGGGCCAAGCTGCTGCCGCTCGTACGTCACCTGCGGGCGGACGGCGGCACGTCGGTTTCACGTGAAACACCGGACGGCCGTGAAACACCGGACGGCGCTGTTTCACGTGAAACAGCACCGCCGCCCCGCGAGCCGGGGAACCCACCCGGCACCCGCGCCGTCCCAGGAGAGGGCTCCAAGCTCCCCCGTCAGGTCCTGGAAGGAGATGTGACTTCGCGATGA
- a CDS encoding anti-sigma factor family protein yields the protein MTSRTPSWPTADGSDPHPGIDLLADLSEELTDPADLPALRQHLADCAECADTYAALAEVRELLSSTETPPMPADVAERIDAALAVGAAPVEAARLTRNAVSAPPSRTTHSTGPGTLTGSGPGRRRRRRGRILLGAAALAATLTLGVLVVQQSHPGGGGDATATAANGGVAKQHPALAQGGPVYREDHLGEQIRQLLSAAKPTPEAQTYGVQPRTGDSSAAARTEVPSCLPAATGHTTETPLAVGSGRYGTEAVTALVYPLADQPGQVDVYLVTPDCPGATVLLHRTVPTH from the coding sequence ATGACGTCCCGCACCCCCTCCTGGCCCACCGCCGACGGCTCGGACCCGCACCCCGGCATCGACCTGCTGGCCGACCTCTCCGAGGAGCTCACCGACCCGGCTGATCTCCCGGCCCTCCGGCAGCACCTCGCCGACTGCGCGGAGTGCGCCGACACCTACGCCGCCCTCGCCGAGGTACGGGAGCTCCTCAGCAGCACGGAGACTCCCCCGATGCCGGCCGACGTGGCCGAGCGGATCGACGCCGCCCTGGCGGTGGGGGCGGCACCCGTCGAGGCCGCCCGGTTGACCCGCAACGCCGTCTCCGCCCCGCCGAGCCGCACCACCCACTCCACCGGCCCCGGCACCCTCACCGGCAGCGGCCCCGGTCGGCGCCGACGGAGGCGTGGCCGCATCCTCCTGGGTGCGGCGGCTCTGGCCGCGACCCTCACGCTGGGCGTGCTGGTGGTCCAGCAGAGCCACCCCGGAGGCGGCGGCGACGCGACGGCCACGGCCGCCAACGGAGGCGTGGCCAAGCAGCACCCGGCCCTCGCCCAGGGCGGCCCGGTCTACCGCGAGGACCACCTCGGCGAACAGATCCGGCAACTGCTCTCCGCCGCCAAGCCCACCCCGGAGGCCCAGACCTACGGCGTCCAGCCCAGGACCGGAGACTCCAGCGCCGCCGCCCGCACCGAGGTGCCAAGCTGCCTCCCCGCCGCCACCGGCCACACCACCGAGACACCTCTCGCCGTCGGCTCCGGCCGCTACGGGACGGAGGCCGTCACCGCCCTGGTGTACCCGCTCGCGGACCAGCCCGGCCAGGTCGACGTCTACCTGGTGACCCCCGACTGCCCGGGCGCCACCGTCCTGCTTCACCGCACCGTCCCGACCCACTGA